From a single Arthrobacter sp. SLBN-112 genomic region:
- a CDS encoding ExeM/NucH family extracellular endonuclease, whose product MHQTPWKLALGTALSAGLIAAPLTAVPAAAEVSAAAGTSPVVINEAYLNGGSTGAAYKNKFVELYNSSDAPVSLDGWSVQYRSGTGTAAPTGVAALSGSIPAKGYYLVQGSSNGTNGADLPAPDLVAGALNFSGSSGSSGTIVLAKQPTAVGLPTGSVVETAGVADLLGYGTSNTFETRAAAAPSSNTDVKSLNRTAGADSNSNAADFTLIAAITPASSGGTAPDPMPVPTPDPVAKAIAEIQGTGTESPLAGATVTTMGKVTAAFPTGGLNGYYLQTPGTGGDLTATDHSASDGIFVYSPATVASVQAGDYVQVTGTVAEYYGMTQLNVTAESGLTKLSDAAPEVKPALFTLPATEAFRESLEGMLLAPQGPLTVSDNYSLNQYGEIGLAGGTTPLVQPTAVAPYGSSEYAAVVADNAARGIKLDDGSSTNFLKDATTKAEVLPYLTTADPVRVGSPATFNTNVVLGYANNSWKLQPLTHLTEANKATVQPASFGATRTEAPAAVGGNVKIASFNVLNYFPTTGDTLSGCTFYEDRDGNPITVRGGCDARGAANAENFQRQQDKIVSAITKSGADVVTLMEVENSAQFGKNRDDALARLVEALNIPSPGIWDYVRSPANAPPLADEDMIRTAFIFKKAVAEPVGESIIHNDTVAFASARKPLAQVFKPVGGGAGTEFIAIANHFKSKGSAATPDDTDKGQGASNLARTAQAQSLLAFADELQKSKGTDKVFLAGDFNSYGKEDPINVLTAAGYVNQDDKARNADGSAKHSYLFGGLVGSLDHILASPAANAVVTGADIWNINSVESVALEYSRYNNNITNYYAPDQFRASDHDPVVVGLNLPSTPATVDLNLLNINDLHGRIDTNTVQFAGTIEKLRAAAAPGATAFLSAGDNIGASLFASAVAKDQPTIDVLNALELKASAVGNHEFDGGWADLRDRVIAGGTNAKFPYLGANVYRKGTTEPVLPEYTVLDLNGVKVAVIGTVTQEVPSLVTPAGIADLDFGDPVDAINRVAAKITADKLADVIIVEDHDGAGSGVVEGATLEQEVAAGGPFAKLVTETSPEVDAIFTGHTHKEYAWDAPVPGVAGKTRPIVQTGNYGENVGQIQLTVDTASKQVTAYKAGNVKRTTDPAADLVAAYPRVAAVDAIVKKALADAAVVGNQPIGSVTKDVTTAFTTDATGTAKRDDRSSESTLGNLVADSLLDSLKSPELGGAEIGVVNPGGLRNELYYAPDGTITYAEANAVLPFVNNLWTTSLTGAQFKTLLEQQWQTNPDGTVPSRAYLQLGLSKNVNYTYDAARAAGDRITSVRVNGELLDPVRSYRVGTFSFLATGGDNFRIFTEGTNTRDSGLVDRDAWIGYLQKSSPVSPDFARRSVAVTNTTATGVKRGEPVTLAVSKLDLTSLGSPVNTALEASFTDSAGTVTQLGTVPVASGAATVNLAVPAGAAEGGATLVLTAVESGTVVKVAVLVGAETPAQPVCVPPVKPARPADVRGQANYGQAMAAHRACLRG is encoded by the coding sequence ATGCATCAAACACCTTGGAAGTTAGCGCTGGGCACAGCGTTGTCAGCGGGGCTCATCGCAGCCCCGCTGACAGCTGTCCCGGCGGCCGCGGAGGTCTCAGCCGCGGCCGGCACCTCCCCCGTTGTCATCAACGAGGCCTACTTGAACGGCGGCAGCACCGGCGCCGCCTACAAGAACAAATTCGTGGAGCTGTACAACAGTTCCGACGCTCCTGTTTCCCTGGACGGCTGGTCCGTGCAGTACCGTTCCGGCACCGGCACCGCGGCTCCAACGGGGGTGGCCGCCCTGTCAGGTTCGATTCCCGCGAAGGGCTACTACCTGGTACAGGGCAGCAGCAACGGCACCAACGGCGCGGACCTGCCGGCGCCGGACCTCGTTGCCGGCGCCCTTAACTTCAGCGGCAGCAGCGGCAGCAGCGGCACCATCGTGCTCGCCAAACAGCCCACCGCCGTCGGCCTCCCCACCGGTTCCGTGGTGGAAACGGCTGGCGTGGCCGACCTCCTGGGCTACGGCACCTCCAACACCTTCGAGACCCGGGCCGCCGCGGCACCTTCATCAAACACGGACGTGAAGAGCCTCAACCGGACCGCAGGCGCGGACAGCAACAGCAACGCCGCAGACTTCACGCTCATCGCCGCCATCACGCCGGCTTCCTCCGGCGGCACCGCTCCGGATCCGATGCCAGTCCCCACCCCCGACCCCGTGGCCAAGGCCATCGCGGAAATCCAGGGCACCGGAACGGAAAGCCCCCTGGCCGGCGCCACTGTCACCACCATGGGCAAAGTCACCGCGGCCTTCCCCACGGGCGGGCTCAACGGCTACTACCTCCAAACCCCCGGCACCGGCGGTGACCTGACGGCCACCGACCACTCAGCCTCCGACGGAATCTTCGTCTATTCCCCCGCCACGGTGGCCTCAGTGCAGGCCGGCGACTACGTCCAGGTAACCGGCACGGTGGCCGAGTACTACGGCATGACCCAACTCAACGTCACAGCCGAATCCGGGCTCACCAAGCTCAGCGACGCCGCTCCCGAGGTCAAGCCGGCACTCTTCACCCTGCCCGCCACCGAGGCCTTCCGTGAGTCGCTGGAGGGCATGCTCCTGGCACCCCAGGGACCTTTGACCGTAAGCGACAATTACAGCCTGAACCAGTACGGCGAGATTGGCCTGGCCGGCGGAACCACTCCCCTGGTGCAGCCCACCGCCGTCGCGCCGTATGGCTCATCTGAGTACGCCGCCGTCGTCGCGGACAATGCTGCCCGGGGCATCAAGCTCGATGACGGGTCCAGCACCAACTTCCTCAAGGACGCCACCACCAAGGCCGAGGTGCTTCCGTACCTCACAACTGCAGACCCCGTCCGCGTGGGCTCCCCGGCTACCTTCAACACCAACGTGGTGCTGGGCTACGCCAACAACTCCTGGAAGCTCCAGCCGCTGACCCATCTCACCGAAGCCAACAAGGCTACGGTCCAGCCGGCCAGCTTCGGGGCCACCCGCACCGAAGCTCCCGCGGCCGTGGGCGGCAACGTGAAGATTGCGTCCTTCAACGTCCTGAACTACTTCCCCACCACGGGCGACACGTTGTCCGGGTGCACGTTCTACGAGGACCGCGACGGCAACCCGATCACGGTCCGCGGCGGCTGTGATGCCCGCGGGGCTGCCAACGCCGAGAACTTCCAGCGCCAGCAGGACAAGATCGTCTCCGCCATCACCAAGTCCGGCGCCGACGTGGTGACCCTGATGGAAGTCGAGAACTCCGCGCAGTTCGGCAAGAACCGGGACGATGCCCTGGCCAGGCTGGTGGAAGCCCTCAACATCCCCAGCCCCGGTATCTGGGACTACGTCCGCTCCCCCGCCAACGCTCCGCCGCTGGCTGACGAGGACATGATCCGCACCGCGTTCATTTTCAAGAAGGCCGTGGCCGAACCCGTAGGTGAATCCATCATCCACAACGACACCGTGGCCTTTGCGAGCGCCCGCAAGCCGCTGGCCCAGGTCTTCAAACCTGTGGGCGGCGGAGCCGGCACCGAATTCATCGCAATCGCCAACCACTTCAAGTCCAAGGGCTCGGCTGCTACCCCGGACGACACCGACAAGGGCCAGGGTGCCTCGAACCTCGCCCGGACTGCGCAGGCGCAGTCCCTGCTCGCCTTTGCCGACGAACTGCAGAAGTCCAAGGGCACCGATAAGGTGTTCCTGGCCGGCGACTTCAACTCCTACGGCAAAGAAGACCCGATCAATGTCCTGACCGCCGCAGGCTACGTCAACCAGGACGACAAGGCCCGCAACGCCGACGGCTCCGCCAAGCACTCCTACCTGTTCGGCGGCCTGGTGGGGTCCCTGGACCACATCCTTGCCTCTCCGGCAGCCAATGCCGTGGTCACGGGCGCTGACATCTGGAACATCAACTCCGTGGAATCCGTGGCGCTGGAATACAGCCGCTACAACAACAACATCACCAACTACTACGCCCCGGACCAGTTCCGTGCCAGCGACCACGACCCCGTGGTGGTCGGCCTGAACCTGCCGTCCACACCTGCCACCGTTGACCTCAATCTCCTGAACATCAACGACTTGCACGGCAGGATCGACACCAACACGGTCCAGTTCGCCGGCACCATCGAGAAATTGCGGGCCGCGGCCGCCCCCGGCGCCACCGCGTTCCTGTCCGCCGGTGACAACATCGGCGCTTCCCTGTTCGCCTCCGCGGTTGCCAAGGACCAGCCCACCATCGATGTACTCAATGCCCTGGAACTGAAGGCGTCTGCCGTGGGCAACCACGAGTTCGACGGCGGCTGGGCGGACCTGCGCGACCGGGTCATCGCGGGCGGCACCAACGCCAAGTTCCCGTACCTGGGGGCGAACGTTTACAGGAAGGGCACCACCGAGCCGGTACTTCCGGAGTACACGGTGCTGGACCTGAACGGCGTGAAGGTCGCCGTGATCGGCACCGTCACCCAGGAGGTCCCGTCCCTGGTGACGCCGGCCGGCATCGCCGATCTCGACTTTGGGGACCCGGTGGATGCCATCAACCGGGTGGCCGCAAAGATCACGGCGGACAAGCTGGCCGACGTGATCATCGTGGAGGATCACGACGGCGCCGGCTCCGGCGTGGTGGAAGGCGCCACTTTGGAGCAGGAAGTGGCGGCCGGCGGGCCTTTCGCGAAGCTGGTCACCGAAACTTCCCCCGAGGTGGATGCGATCTTCACCGGCCACACGCACAAGGAATATGCCTGGGACGCACCCGTGCCCGGCGTGGCAGGCAAGACCCGGCCGATCGTGCAGACCGGCAACTACGGCGAGAACGTGGGCCAGATCCAGTTGACGGTGGACACCGCCAGCAAGCAGGTGACCGCGTACAAGGCCGGAAACGTCAAGCGGACAACGGATCCGGCCGCTGACCTGGTTGCCGCTTACCCGCGGGTGGCCGCCGTCGACGCGATCGTCAAGAAGGCCCTGGCGGACGCCGCTGTGGTTGGCAACCAGCCCATCGGCTCGGTCACCAAGGACGTGACCACCGCCTTCACCACCGATGCCACCGGAACCGCCAAGCGCGATGACCGCAGCAGTGAGTCCACCCTGGGTAACCTGGTGGCCGACTCCCTGCTGGATTCGCTGAAGTCCCCCGAGCTTGGCGGGGCGGAGATCGGCGTCGTGAATCCCGGCGGGCTGCGCAACGAGCTGTATTACGCGCCGGACGGCACCATTACCTACGCCGAGGCCAACGCGGTGCTGCCGTTCGTGAACAACCTGTGGACCACGTCCCTGACCGGCGCCCAGTTCAAGACCCTGCTGGAGCAGCAGTGGCAGACCAACCCGGACGGCACTGTTCCCAGCCGTGCGTACCTGCAGCTGGGCCTGTCGAAGAACGTGAACTACACCTATGACGCCGCCCGTGCAGCCGGGGACCGCATCACCTCGGTTCGGGTGAACGGTGAACTGCTGGACCCGGTCAGGTCCTACCGGGTAGGCACGTTCAGCTTCCTGGCAACCGGCGGCGACAACTTCAGGATCTTCACCGAGGGCACCAACACCCGGGATTCCGGGCTGGTGGACCGGGATGCCTGGATCGGGTACCTGCAGAAGAGCAGTCCGGTGTCCCCGGACTTCGCCCGGCGATCCGTGGCTGTCACCAACACCACCGCCACTGGGGTCAAGCGCGGCGAACCGGTCACGCTGGCAGTCTCCAAGCTGGACCTGACCTCGCTCGGCAGCCCGGTGAACACGGCCCTCGAGGCTTCGTTCACGGACTCCGCCGGGACCGTGACGCAGCTGGGCACCGTTCCGGTCGCCTCCGGGGCGGCCACGGTGAACCTGGCGGTCCCGGCCGGGGCAGCGGAGGGCGGGGCCACACTGGTGCTCACCGCCGTCGAGTCCGGCACCGTGGTGAAGGTGGCGGTACTGGTCGGTGCGGAGACTCCGGCCCAGCCGGTCTGCGTCCCGCCGGTCAAGCCCGCCCGTCCGGCTGACGTGAGGGGCCAGGCGAACTACGGGCAGGCCATGGCCGCCCACCGCGCCTGCCTGCGGGGCTAA
- a CDS encoding FAD/NAD(P)-binding protein: MELSQSNRAVIIGGGPRGTSVLERLLAHTNAAGTPVRLHIDVVDPYPAGPGHVWQPGQSRLFLMNTQSFYPTLIPQDPALPAPVAGTTFDQWRGQQQRDPLQALTGEERAELAVLESNDFPSRALYGRYLQCTLEELLGNAPDGVTVDFHETSALSVRPVGDGMFDVGLATGATIRANSVVLALGHIPSRLNPEQRDLQASAAQLGLQYFPPAAPADVDWSRIPAGEPVLVRGMGLNFFDTMGQLTEGRGGKFVSTGSRLEYEPSGQEPLIIAASRRGTPYRAKAALNGYYAASVTLRYLTEAALERLAKAGIRPSFDHDLWPLLHRDALWAYYSTLVRSQPAAVPDAKVFLAALEEALQPHAHSAAKWEDNVESVLAVHVGPRHRLDLPGLAAPLAGRSFASRREHDAAVVEFLLDDARRSALGEDDPVKMAIAALHHGRAVLKTAVADGGITDESWVAGLRGWFESFVEGLASGPPALRAEQLAALARAGVVSFVGPDPKFGVDRKSAMFTASSPWVAGPPVMARTMVEALAPGNRVSANHSPVLEQLLADGLVRPRLMMTAEGAPTESTGLDVEPHPYRPVAANGSVTEGLYVLGLQLSSTQWGTAIAAEALQPGGPAYRSGQRTLRDANEIAAAILRRA, translated from the coding sequence GTGGAATTATCGCAGAGCAACCGGGCCGTCATCATCGGCGGCGGCCCCCGTGGCACCAGCGTGCTGGAGCGGCTGCTCGCCCACACCAACGCAGCGGGCACACCCGTGCGGCTGCACATCGACGTGGTTGACCCCTACCCGGCAGGCCCCGGGCACGTGTGGCAGCCCGGGCAGTCCCGGCTGTTCCTGATGAACACCCAGTCGTTCTACCCCACCCTGATCCCGCAGGACCCGGCGCTGCCCGCGCCGGTTGCGGGCACCACGTTCGACCAGTGGCGGGGGCAGCAGCAGCGGGACCCGCTGCAAGCCCTCACCGGCGAGGAACGGGCGGAACTGGCGGTGCTTGAGTCGAACGACTTTCCCAGCCGGGCCCTGTACGGGCGCTACCTTCAGTGCACGCTGGAGGAACTGCTGGGCAACGCTCCCGATGGCGTGACGGTCGACTTCCACGAAACGTCCGCCCTGTCGGTGCGTCCCGTCGGGGACGGAATGTTCGACGTCGGCCTGGCAACGGGCGCCACGATCCGGGCCAACTCCGTGGTGCTGGCCCTGGGGCACATCCCGTCGCGGCTGAATCCGGAACAGCGCGACCTGCAGGCCTCCGCCGCGCAGCTTGGGCTGCAGTACTTTCCCCCAGCCGCGCCCGCCGACGTGGACTGGTCCCGGATCCCCGCCGGCGAACCGGTCCTGGTCCGTGGGATGGGCCTGAACTTCTTCGACACGATGGGGCAGTTGACCGAAGGCCGCGGGGGGAAGTTCGTGTCCACCGGCAGCCGGCTCGAATACGAACCGTCCGGCCAGGAACCCCTGATCATCGCGGCGTCCCGGCGCGGGACCCCCTACCGGGCCAAAGCAGCCCTCAACGGCTACTACGCCGCGTCTGTCACGCTCCGCTACCTCACGGAGGCCGCCCTGGAACGGCTGGCGAAGGCGGGAATCAGGCCCTCGTTCGACCACGACCTGTGGCCGCTGCTGCACCGCGACGCCCTCTGGGCCTACTACTCAACGCTCGTGCGCTCGCAGCCGGCCGCGGTCCCGGATGCGAAGGTCTTCCTCGCAGCGCTGGAGGAAGCCCTGCAGCCGCACGCGCACAGCGCCGCCAAATGGGAAGACAACGTGGAGAGCGTCCTGGCCGTCCACGTCGGTCCACGGCACCGCCTGGACCTGCCGGGCCTGGCAGCCCCGCTGGCCGGCCGGTCGTTCGCGTCCCGTCGGGAGCATGACGCAGCAGTGGTGGAATTCCTGCTGGACGATGCGCGCCGTTCAGCCCTCGGCGAGGACGACCCCGTCAAAATGGCCATCGCCGCGCTGCACCACGGGCGGGCCGTCCTCAAGACGGCCGTGGCCGACGGCGGCATCACCGACGAGTCCTGGGTCGCCGGGCTGCGTGGCTGGTTTGAGTCCTTCGTGGAGGGCCTCGCCAGCGGCCCCCCGGCGCTGCGCGCCGAACAGCTTGCCGCGCTGGCCAGGGCAGGGGTGGTCAGCTTTGTTGGGCCGGACCCCAAATTCGGGGTGGACCGGAAGTCCGCGATGTTCACGGCGTCCTCGCCGTGGGTTGCGGGTCCCCCGGTCATGGCACGGACCATGGTGGAGGCCCTTGCCCCTGGCAACCGGGTGTCGGCCAACCATTCGCCGGTCCTGGAACAGTTGCTGGCGGACGGCCTGGTGAGGCCCCGGCTCATGATGACCGCAGAGGGTGCCCCGACCGAGTCCACAGGCCTGGACGTGGAACCGCATCCGTACCGCCCGGTTGCCGCCAACGGCTCCGTGACCGAAGGCCTGTACGTGCTGGGACTGCAATTGTCCTCCACCCAGTGGGGCACGGCCATCGCGGCCGAGGCCCTTCAGCCCGGCGGCCCCGCCTACCGCAGCGGCCAGCGCACCCTCCGCGATGCCAACGAGATCGCGGCCGCCATCCTCCGCAGGGCTTAA
- a CDS encoding PadR family transcriptional regulator has translation MSIRHSLLALLQDQPRYGYQLRVEFENRTGATWPLNIGQVYTTLDRLERDALVAKEGDDGEGHVVYSITPAGKAEVRSWFAAPVERNNPPRNELAIKLALAVTLPGVDVQAIIQAQRVASIRALQDYTKARRDTAANQRATDTAWLLVLDSLIFQTEAEVRWLDLCEARMVQQAQAAATGGARKTSNGATEDAPLNADSRR, from the coding sequence ATGTCCATTCGCCACAGCCTCCTCGCCCTGCTGCAGGACCAGCCGCGTTACGGCTACCAGCTGCGGGTCGAGTTCGAGAACCGCACCGGAGCCACCTGGCCCCTGAATATCGGGCAGGTGTACACCACGCTTGACCGGCTGGAACGCGACGCCCTGGTGGCCAAGGAGGGCGACGACGGCGAAGGTCACGTCGTGTACAGCATCACCCCCGCCGGCAAGGCCGAGGTGCGGAGTTGGTTTGCCGCCCCCGTGGAGCGGAACAACCCGCCACGCAACGAGCTTGCGATCAAGCTCGCGCTCGCCGTCACCCTGCCCGGTGTGGATGTCCAGGCCATCATCCAGGCCCAGCGTGTGGCGTCGATCAGGGCGCTCCAGGACTACACCAAGGCGCGCCGCGACACGGCCGCCAACCAGCGGGCTACGGACACCGCCTGGCTGCTGGTCCTCGATTCGCTGATCTTCCAGACCGAAGCGGAAGTCCGCTGGCTGGACCTCTGCGAGGCCAGGATGGTCCAGCAGGCCCAGGCCGCTGCGACGGGTGGAGCACGGAAAACGTCCAACGGGGCCACGGAAGACGCCCCGCTCAATGCGGACAGCCGCCGGTGA
- a CDS encoding ABC transporter ATP-binding protein, with translation MSVQGPQQVLELAKVGRTFGEGVTAVAALRDVDLTISAGEFVAVMGPSGSGKSSLLALAGGLDRPTSGAVYVESTPLAGLGLNELARLRRRAVGYVFQDFNLVPTLTAVENVALPLELDGTSTRKAHRQAADALRQVGIPELADRFMDQMSGGQQQRVAIARAIVGQRRLILADEPTGALDSTTGQGVMEVLRARADAGAGVMLVTHEARHAAWADRVVFLRDGRIIDQAAAMHDPAMLLSQAGL, from the coding sequence GTGAGCGTGCAGGGTCCGCAGCAGGTCCTTGAACTCGCCAAGGTGGGCAGGACGTTCGGGGAAGGCGTGACGGCGGTCGCCGCCCTCCGCGACGTTGACCTCACCATCTCAGCAGGGGAGTTCGTGGCCGTCATGGGCCCGTCGGGCTCCGGCAAGTCCTCTCTCCTCGCCCTCGCCGGCGGACTGGACCGGCCGACGTCGGGCGCTGTCTATGTGGAGTCCACGCCCCTGGCAGGGCTGGGACTGAACGAACTGGCCCGCTTGCGCCGCCGTGCCGTCGGATATGTCTTCCAGGACTTCAACCTGGTCCCCACGCTGACCGCGGTGGAAAACGTGGCGCTGCCGCTGGAACTGGACGGAACATCCACCAGGAAAGCGCACCGGCAGGCCGCCGACGCGCTCCGGCAAGTGGGAATCCCGGAACTCGCGGACCGGTTCATGGACCAGATGTCCGGCGGCCAGCAGCAGCGTGTAGCCATAGCCCGGGCCATCGTCGGCCAGCGGCGGCTGATCCTGGCGGACGAACCCACCGGTGCCTTGGATTCCACCACAGGCCAGGGCGTCATGGAGGTCCTGCGCGCCCGCGCCGACGCCGGTGCAGGCGTCATGCTGGTCACGCACGAGGCCAGGCACGCAGCTTGGGCCGACAGGGTGGTCTTCCTTCGGGATGGGCGGATCATTGACCAGGCCGCCGCCATGCACGATCCCGCCATGCTCCTCAGCCAGGCCGGGCTCTGA
- a CDS encoding prolyl oligopeptidase family serine peptidase yields MTTTAADQASIPGPGQDTPGTAPQGTAPVPVDENVWLEDIYGEEQLAWVREQNSRTEDLLEDAGYAELENSILEVLDSTDRIAMVGKRGDWYYNFWKDQQNPKGLWRRTTWESYLTDSPEWDVLLDVDELSRTEGQEWVFHGATFLRPAAGEPYRLALLALSPDGGDANRYREFDVEARGFVDPARGGFDLPTAKGNVSWLDADTLLVSSTAEGLPRTASSYARTAVTLKRGDSLAAAPRLFEVPEDHMMAFAAHDSTPGFERTFAVDYVDFFNRTNFVLRDGDWVQIDVPTDVNISAHREWLLFRPQQDWVLGGTTYPSGSLLAANFEDYLAGGRRLTVLFTPDDHTSLQSWSWTRNFLLLNLLRDVSSEIRVLDPSRPTGSADGGWAAALLDACPPLHDVNAYAVDDEDEGPADGGAGDDFWLVATGFTTPTTLMRGTLERAGEGHDDAGTSGVVSQHATIKTSPSFFADGDYEVEQHFAVSDDGTRVPYFQIAPRGLALDGQNPTQLSGYGGFEVSRTPAYSGTVGRAWLERRTTVSDGSAGEAAHSRGGVYVVANIRGGGEYGPAWHRAALKENRHRAYEDFAAVARDLISRGVTSPRRLGCVGGSNGGLLVGNMLTRYPELFGAVSCGVPLLDMRRYTKLSAGHSWIAEYGDPDVPEQWEYIRTFSPYHLLKDAVEYPETFIWTATSDDRVGPVQARKMAARMLAMGIPNVWFHEALEGGHAGASDNRQAAALQARSQHFLWKALAG; encoded by the coding sequence ATGACCACCACAGCAGCTGATCAAGCGTCCATTCCCGGTCCCGGCCAGGACACCCCCGGCACCGCACCGCAGGGAACGGCACCGGTGCCCGTCGACGAAAATGTGTGGCTGGAGGACATCTACGGCGAGGAACAGCTGGCCTGGGTCCGGGAGCAGAATTCCCGGACCGAGGACCTGCTGGAGGACGCCGGCTACGCCGAACTGGAGAACAGCATCCTGGAGGTCCTGGACTCCACGGACCGGATCGCCATGGTGGGCAAGCGCGGCGACTGGTACTACAACTTCTGGAAGGACCAGCAGAACCCCAAGGGCCTCTGGCGGCGCACCACCTGGGAGAGCTACCTCACCGATTCCCCCGAATGGGATGTCCTGCTGGACGTTGACGAGCTGTCCCGGACCGAAGGACAAGAGTGGGTGTTCCACGGCGCCACCTTCCTGCGGCCCGCGGCGGGCGAGCCCTACCGGCTGGCACTGCTTGCCCTCTCCCCCGACGGCGGCGACGCGAACCGCTACCGCGAGTTCGACGTCGAGGCGCGCGGCTTCGTTGATCCCGCCCGGGGCGGGTTCGACCTGCCCACCGCGAAGGGGAATGTGTCATGGCTGGACGCCGATACGCTGCTGGTTTCCTCCACCGCGGAGGGCCTGCCCAGGACCGCATCCTCCTATGCCCGTACCGCGGTGACCCTCAAGCGCGGTGATTCCCTGGCCGCGGCCCCGCGCCTGTTCGAGGTGCCGGAAGACCACATGATGGCGTTTGCGGCGCATGATTCCACACCCGGATTTGAGCGCACCTTCGCCGTGGACTACGTCGATTTCTTCAACCGGACCAACTTCGTGCTGCGGGACGGTGACTGGGTGCAGATTGATGTGCCCACCGACGTCAACATCAGCGCGCACCGGGAATGGTTGCTCTTCCGCCCGCAGCAGGACTGGGTCCTGGGCGGCACCACCTACCCGTCAGGATCGCTCCTCGCCGCCAACTTCGAGGACTATCTCGCCGGTGGCCGGCGGCTCACTGTGCTGTTCACTCCGGATGACCATACGTCGCTGCAGTCCTGGAGCTGGACCCGGAACTTCCTGCTGCTCAACCTGCTCAGGGACGTTTCCTCGGAAATCCGGGTGCTGGACCCGTCCCGGCCCACCGGCAGCGCGGACGGCGGCTGGGCGGCTGCCCTCCTTGATGCCTGCCCGCCGCTGCATGACGTGAACGCCTACGCCGTGGACGACGAGGACGAGGGACCGGCCGACGGCGGCGCCGGCGACGACTTCTGGCTCGTCGCCACCGGCTTCACCACCCCCACCACCCTTATGCGCGGCACCCTGGAAAGGGCCGGGGAAGGGCATGACGACGCCGGGACGTCCGGCGTGGTGAGCCAGCATGCCACCATCAAGACCTCGCCGTCGTTCTTTGCCGACGGTGACTATGAGGTGGAGCAGCACTTCGCCGTGTCCGACGACGGCACCCGGGTCCCGTACTTCCAGATAGCTCCGCGCGGGCTGGCTTTGGACGGGCAAAACCCCACCCAGCTGTCCGGCTACGGCGGGTTTGAGGTCTCCCGGACGCCCGCCTACAGCGGCACGGTGGGCCGGGCATGGCTGGAGCGGCGGACCACGGTGTCGGACGGAAGCGCCGGGGAGGCTGCGCACTCCCGAGGCGGAGTGTATGTGGTGGCGAACATCCGCGGCGGCGGCGAGTACGGGCCGGCATGGCACCGGGCCGCGCTGAAGGAAAACCGGCACCGGGCCTATGAGGACTTCGCGGCCGTGGCCCGGGACCTCATCTCGCGCGGCGTTACATCGCCCCGGCGGCTGGGCTGCGTGGGTGGCTCCAACGGCGGCCTCCTGGTGGGAAACATGCTCACCCGGTACCCCGAACTGTTCGGGGCCGTTTCCTGCGGAGTGCCCCTGCTGGACATGCGCCGCTACACCAAGCTCTCCGCCGGGCATTCCTGGATTGCCGAGTATGGGGACCCGGACGTCCCCGAACAGTGGGAGTACATCAGGACCTTCTCGCCCTACCACCTGCTCAAGGATGCGGTGGAGTACCCCGAGACTTTCATCTGGACGGCAACATCGGACGACCGTGTCGGCCCGGTGCAGGCACGCAAGATGGCGGCCCGGATGCTGGCCATGGGCATTCCCAACGTGTGGTTCCACGAAGCCTTGGAAGGCGGCCATGCGGGTGCCTCGGACAACCGCCAGGCCGCCGCGCTGCAGGCCCGCAGCCAGCACTTCCTGTGGAAGGCGCTGGCGGGCTGA
- a CDS encoding NAD(P)H-quinone oxidoreductase: MKAVYISEPGGPEVLEVRDVDAPVPGQGEVLIDVVAAGLNRADVQQRRGFYPPPPGASEIPGLEVSGRIAGFGPGVSKPFSLGDKVVALLAGGGYAQQVAVPAEQVLRVPEGVDLVTAASLPEVAATVYSNLIMTAQLQPGETVLIHGATGGIGTMAIQLAKAFGARVATTAGTEEKVSTAKAFLGADIAINYAEEDFPESLRRQNDGKGADVILDVVGAKYLQQNVDALADYGRLVVIGLQGGTKGELDLGLLLKKRAAVVATALRPRPVAEKGAIMTAVRDAVWPLVADGRIRPLVAKTFPLDQVAAAHRYFDSGDHVGKVLLVM, translated from the coding sequence ATGAAAGCCGTCTACATATCGGAACCGGGCGGCCCGGAAGTGCTGGAAGTCCGGGACGTGGATGCCCCGGTGCCCGGCCAGGGCGAGGTGCTCATTGATGTTGTGGCCGCAGGCCTGAACCGGGCTGATGTCCAGCAGCGCAGGGGTTTCTACCCGCCGCCGCCCGGAGCCTCCGAAATCCCGGGGCTGGAAGTGTCGGGCCGGATCGCAGGCTTTGGCCCCGGTGTCAGCAAGCCCTTCTCGCTGGGGGACAAGGTGGTGGCCCTGCTGGCCGGCGGCGGCTACGCCCAGCAGGTGGCGGTTCCGGCCGAACAGGTCCTGCGGGTGCCGGAAGGGGTGGACCTGGTCACCGCGGCGTCGCTGCCGGAGGTGGCCGCAACGGTCTACTCCAACCTGATCATGACGGCGCAGCTGCAGCCGGGTGAAACCGTCCTCATCCACGGGGCTACTGGCGGGATCGGCACCATGGCCATCCAGCTTGCCAAGGCCTTCGGTGCCAGGGTGGCCACCACAGCCGGCACAGAGGAAAAGGTCAGCACCGCCAAGGCCTTCCTTGGAGCGGACATTGCCATCAATTACGCCGAAGAGGACTTCCCGGAAAGTCTTCGGCGGCAGAATGACGGTAAGGGGGCGGATGTCATCCTGGACGTGGTGGGTGCCAAGTACCTGCAGCAGAACGTGGACGCCCTGGCGGACTACGGGCGCCTGGTGGTGATCGGGCTGCAGGGTGGCACCAAAGGTGAGCTGGACCTGGGCCTGTTGCTGAAGAAGCGCGCAGCCGTGGTGGCCACCGCCCTGCGGCCCCGGCCGGTGGCGGAAAAGGGTGCCATCATGACTGCGGTCCGGGATGCTGTCTGGCCGCTGGTGGCCGATGGCAGGATCCGCCCGCTGGTTGCCAAGACGTTCCCGCTGGACCAGGTGGCTGCGGCGCACCGCTATTTCGACAGCGGCGACCACGTGGGCAAAGTCCTTCTGGTCATGTAG